A section of the Roseivirga sp. BDSF3-8 genome encodes:
- a CDS encoding ribonucleoside-diphosphate reductase subunit alpha, whose protein sequence is MLVVKRDGRRESVKFDKITARIEKLCYGLDRQYIDPVDIARKVIAGLYDGVSTVELDNLAAEICASMTTRHPDFAILAARIAISNLHKVTSQSFSNTMKRLYTFIDPKTGENASLISKDVYGVIKKHAARLDAAIDYSRDFNYDFFGFKTLERSYLIKLDGKIVERPQHMLMRVAVGIHQNDIDKALETYNLLSEKWFTHATPTLFNAGTPKPQLSSCFLLSMQDDSIDGIYDTLKQCAKISQSAGGIGLSIHNVRATGSYIRGTNGTSNGIVPMLRNFDMTARYVDQGGGKRKGSFAVYLEPWHADVFQFLDLKKNHGKEELRARDLFYALWIPDLFMKRVEENLEWSLFCPNEAPDLYDKYGEDFERLYEKYEREGKARKTIKAQDLWFEILESQIETGVPYMLYKDAANKKSNQKNLGTIRSSNLCTEIMEYTSKDEVAVCNLASIALPKYVKDGKFDHQKLYEITKVATRNLNKVIDVNYYPVKEARNSNMRHRPIGLGVQGLADTFMQLRMPFDSEEARGLNRDIFETIYYAAMETSMELAMEEGPYETFKGSPVSKGIFQFDMWGVTPDSGRWDWDSLKREVKKHGVRNSLLVAPMPTASTSQILGNNECFEPYTSNIYTRRTLSGEFIVVNKHLMKDLIELGMWNEEMKNRLIEANGSIQNIAGIPQNIKDLYRTVWEISQRAILDMAADRGAYICQSQSLNVHIQDPNFGKLTSMHFYAWKKGLKTGMYYLRTKAAADAIKFTVEKQRQAEPTAEELQAQKASDMACSLDNPDDCIACGS, encoded by the coding sequence ATGTTAGTAGTCAAAAGAGACGGAAGACGCGAAAGTGTCAAATTTGATAAAATAACGGCCCGCATAGAAAAACTATGCTACGGTCTGGATCGCCAATATATTGATCCTGTAGATATTGCCCGCAAAGTTATCGCTGGTCTTTATGACGGTGTGTCTACAGTAGAACTGGACAATCTGGCAGCAGAGATATGTGCATCGATGACAACGCGCCATCCTGACTTTGCCATACTTGCCGCGCGTATAGCTATCAGTAACCTGCATAAGGTAACCAGTCAGTCTTTTTCTAATACGATGAAAAGACTTTACACTTTCATAGATCCGAAGACAGGGGAAAATGCTTCTCTTATCTCGAAAGATGTGTATGGTGTAATTAAAAAACATGCTGCCCGCCTGGATGCGGCCATAGATTATAGCCGTGACTTCAACTACGACTTCTTTGGCTTTAAGACGCTGGAACGCAGCTACCTTATAAAACTTGACGGAAAAATCGTGGAGCGTCCTCAGCATATGCTTATGCGTGTGGCGGTGGGCATACATCAGAATGATATAGATAAGGCACTGGAAACGTACAATTTGCTTTCAGAGAAGTGGTTTACACATGCAACCCCTACCCTCTTTAATGCAGGTACGCCTAAGCCTCAGCTATCAAGCTGTTTCCTGCTCAGCATGCAGGATGATAGTATTGATGGTATTTACGATACGCTAAAGCAATGCGCTAAGATCAGCCAGTCTGCAGGAGGAATCGGACTGAGCATACACAACGTACGTGCTACCGGCTCTTATATTCGTGGCACCAACGGCACTTCTAATGGTATCGTACCTATGCTTCGGAACTTCGATATGACTGCACGCTACGTAGACCAGGGGGGTGGAAAGCGTAAAGGTAGTTTTGCGGTATACCTGGAGCCCTGGCATGCGGATGTCTTCCAGTTCCTTGACCTTAAGAAAAACCACGGAAAGGAAGAGCTTCGGGCACGCGACCTCTTCTACGCACTATGGATTCCTGATCTCTTCATGAAGCGTGTGGAAGAAAACCTCGAGTGGTCACTCTTCTGTCCTAATGAAGCTCCTGACCTGTATGATAAATACGGAGAGGACTTTGAGCGCCTGTATGAAAAGTATGAGCGTGAAGGAAAAGCTCGTAAGACGATAAAAGCACAGGACCTGTGGTTTGAGATACTAGAAAGTCAGATTGAAACCGGCGTGCCTTATATGCTCTATAAAGATGCCGCTAACAAGAAGTCTAACCAGAAGAACCTTGGTACAATACGCAGCAGTAACCTGTGTACGGAAATAATGGAGTATACCTCCAAAGATGAAGTTGCTGTATGTAACCTTGCGTCTATCGCCCTGCCGAAGTATGTGAAGGACGGCAAGTTCGATCATCAGAAGCTCTATGAAATAACCAAGGTAGCCACACGTAACCTGAATAAGGTAATCGATGTGAACTACTACCCTGTAAAAGAAGCGCGTAACAGTAATATGCGCCACCGTCCTATCGGACTGGGTGTGCAGGGGCTTGCAGATACGTTCATGCAGCTTCGGATGCCTTTTGATTCGGAAGAGGCTCGTGGCCTGAACAGGGATATATTCGAGACCATATATTATGCCGCTATGGAAACTTCTATGGAGCTGGCAATGGAAGAGGGGCCGTATGAGACTTTCAAAGGCTCTCCCGTAAGCAAGGGTATATTCCAGTTCGATATGTGGGGCGTTACGCCTGACAGCGGCCGCTGGGACTGGGACAGCCTTAAGCGTGAGGTAAAGAAACACGGTGTACGCAATTCACTTCTAGTGGCACCAATGCCGACGGCTTCCACTTCACAGATACTCGGTAATAATGAATGCTTTGAGCCTTACACCTCAAACATCTATACACGCCGTACGCTGTCCGGTGAATTTATCGTGGTGAACAAGCACCTGATGAAAGACCTGATCGAGTTGGGCATGTGGAATGAGGAAATGAAAAACCGCCTGATTGAGGCTAATGGGTCTATCCAGAATATTGCCGGCATCCCTCAGAATATCAAGGACCTTTACCGCACAGTTTGGGAGATCAGCCAGCGGGCTATCCTGGATATGGCGGCCGACCGTGGTGCCTACATATGCCAGAGCCAAAGCCTTAACGTGCACATACAAGACCCTAACTTTGGCAAGCTGACTTCTATGCATTTTTACGCATGGAAGAAGGGACTGAAAACGGGTATGTATTATCTGCGTACGAAGGCAGCGGCAGACGCCATCAAGTTCACCGTAGAGAAACAACGTCAGGCAGAGCCTACGGCAGAAGAGCTACAGGCGCAAAAAGCCAGTGACATGGCCTGCAGCCTGGACAATCCGGACGATTGTATCGCCTGTGGTAGCTAA
- a CDS encoding ribonucleoside-diphosphate reductase small subunit, protein MTDRSRNQDEPLLRENKNRFVLFPIQHDDIWQFYKKAEASFWTAEEIDLSHDMKDWEALNDGERHFISHVLAFFAASDGIVNENLAENFINEVQYTEAKFFYGFQIAMENIHSETYSLLIDTYIKDPKTKDQLFNAIDRLDCVKKKADWALRWIENGSFAERIVAFAAVEGIFFSGSFCSIFWLKKRGLMPGLSFSNELISRDEGLHCDFACLLYNNHLINKLPEETVREIITNAVEIEKEFVTDALPVNLIGMNADLMCQYIEFVADRLLSELNCDKVFNSKNPFDFMEMISLQGKTNFFEKRVGEYQKAGVMKDKENDVPKFSLDEDF, encoded by the coding sequence ATGACCGATCGGAGCAGAAATCAGGACGAGCCCTTGTTGAGGGAGAACAAAAACCGTTTTGTTCTTTTCCCTATTCAGCACGATGACATTTGGCAGTTCTATAAAAAGGCAGAGGCCAGCTTCTGGACTGCAGAAGAAATAGATCTAAGCCATGACATGAAAGACTGGGAAGCGTTGAATGACGGAGAGAGACATTTTATCTCTCACGTACTGGCATTCTTTGCCGCCAGCGATGGTATTGTCAATGAGAACCTGGCGGAGAATTTCATCAATGAAGTACAGTACACGGAAGCCAAGTTTTTTTACGGCTTCCAGATCGCTATGGAAAACATACATAGCGAAACCTACTCCCTCCTGATAGATACGTATATAAAAGATCCTAAAACAAAGGACCAGCTTTTTAATGCGATTGACAGGCTTGATTGTGTAAAGAAGAAAGCCGATTGGGCCCTGCGCTGGATTGAAAACGGATCATTTGCTGAGCGCATAGTGGCTTTTGCCGCTGTAGAGGGTATTTTCTTCTCTGGCAGTTTCTGCTCAATCTTTTGGCTGAAAAAGCGTGGCCTTATGCCTGGGCTGAGCTTCAGTAATGAGCTTATATCCAGGGATGAAGGTCTCCACTGCGATTTCGCCTGTCTTTTGTATAACAACCACCTGATAAATAAACTACCTGAAGAAACGGTACGTGAGATCATAACCAATGCCGTTGAAATCGAAAAAGAGTTTGTAACTGACGCCCTACCTGTAAACCTGATAGGTATGAATGCCGACCTGATGTGTCAATACATCGAGTTTGTTGCTGATCGCCTGTTGAGTGAACTGAATTGTGACAAAGTCTTTAACAGCAAAAATCCTTTCGACTTCATGGAAATGATCTCGTTGCAAGGCAAAACGAACTTCTTCGAAAAACGTGTAGGCGAATATCAAAAAGCCGGCGTTATGAAGGATAAGGAAAATGATGTTCCGAAATTTTCGCTAGACGAAGATTTTTGA
- a CDS encoding DUF202 domain-containing protein has product MENKKASPANIMALERTKLANERTFLAYLRTFIVFFSSGFAILKIEVLDNLTILAYLFIATAILLLVFGTVRFIHVRKRITRYLQ; this is encoded by the coding sequence ATGGAAAATAAAAAAGCAAGCCCTGCTAATATCATGGCCCTGGAGCGTACTAAACTCGCTAATGAAAGGACCTTCCTCGCTTATTTAAGAACATTCATTGTCTTTTTTAGCTCAGGGTTTGCCATACTTAAGATTGAGGTGCTCGATAATCTCACCATACTTGCTTATTTGTTCATAGCCACGGCCATACTCCTCCTGGTATTTGGGACAGTGCGTTTTATTCATGTCAGAAAACGAATCACGCGTTATCTGCAGTGA
- a CDS encoding pinensin family lanthipeptide has translation MKKTIKLQDLQITSFLTSENEQKKVKGGIKTVNVTDCTNCNAYGCWQW, from the coding sequence ATGAAAAAGACTATTAAACTTCAGGACCTGCAAATTACCAGCTTCCTTACTTCTGAAAATGAACAGAAGAAAGTAAAAGGCGGAATTAAGACTGTTAATGTAACTGATTGTACCAATTGCAATGCATATGGATGCTGGCAGTGGTAA